The following proteins are co-located in the Nitrospirota bacterium genome:
- a CDS encoding molybdopterin biosynthesis protein, which yields MQREIYLESTPLREALSKWLGRLESEGILKPFPGESTAVKDSLQRVTAEAVTARISSPFYHSSAMDGYAVRFAETFGASERTPIRLKTGEKAVYVDTGDPIPEGFNAVIMVEDVNVVYQQQVDPSISSLPERGQKGEKCIEIISPATPWQHVRVIGEDIVATELILPENQRIRPVDIGAMLGGGHAGVSVRRKPRVVVIPTGNEIVEPGSELKTGDIIEFNTRILGGLVAEWGCEPVRFGIVPDDPEALKKAILEAHETGDMIIVNAGASAGSEDFTAEVIREIGEVILHGVSIKPGKPVILGIVKGKPVIGIPGYPVSAYITFTLFARPLLYRWQGLDIEEPQILRALLSRQVASPLGMEEFLRVKVGKVGENFIATPVSRGAGVLMSLVRADGFVRIPAMSEGIGAGAEIEVELMRTRHDIENTIVCIGSHDNALDLLSNSLRKRYPGTSLSSAHVGSMGGLVALKKGEAHLAGTHLLDENTGEYNISFINRLLSDKRIVLMNLVYREQGLLVPKGNPKNIRGFEDLTRGDVVFVNRQSGAGTRLLTDKCLRELGIKPGDVSGYEREEYTHMGVASAVLTGIADTGLAILASARALNLDFIPVAQERYDLAIAREFFATDLLQRLLRIVKADSEFRNAVKELGGYDVSDMGKVMFEN from the coding sequence CTGAAGCAGTAACCGCAAGAATTTCATCACCTTTTTATCATTCGTCAGCAATGGACGGATATGCCGTGCGGTTTGCGGAGACCTTCGGGGCCTCTGAACGGACGCCAATACGTTTGAAGACAGGAGAAAAGGCTGTGTATGTTGATACAGGAGACCCGATCCCTGAGGGCTTCAATGCCGTCATAATGGTCGAGGATGTAAATGTCGTGTACCAGCAGCAGGTAGACCCTTCCATATCCTCCCTGCCTGAAAGAGGACAGAAAGGGGAGAAATGTATCGAGATCATCTCTCCTGCCACGCCGTGGCAGCATGTGAGGGTAATCGGCGAAGATATTGTGGCAACCGAGCTGATCCTCCCTGAAAATCAGCGGATACGGCCTGTGGATATCGGGGCAATGCTTGGCGGAGGACATGCCGGCGTGTCGGTCAGAAGAAAACCGAGAGTCGTAGTCATTCCGACGGGCAACGAGATTGTTGAACCGGGCTCGGAGCTGAAGACAGGGGATATTATCGAATTCAACACCCGGATACTGGGCGGCCTTGTTGCTGAATGGGGGTGCGAACCTGTCAGGTTCGGGATCGTTCCTGATGACCCTGAAGCACTCAAGAAAGCGATTCTCGAAGCCCATGAAACCGGAGATATGATCATTGTGAACGCGGGTGCATCTGCCGGTTCTGAAGATTTCACCGCAGAGGTTATCAGGGAAATCGGCGAGGTGATACTTCACGGAGTCAGTATAAAGCCGGGAAAGCCTGTTATCCTTGGAATCGTGAAGGGCAAACCCGTCATCGGCATCCCGGGGTATCCTGTATCTGCTTACATTACCTTCACATTATTTGCCAGGCCGCTTCTGTACCGATGGCAGGGACTCGACATTGAAGAGCCCCAGATTCTCAGGGCACTGCTTTCAAGGCAGGTTGCATCTCCTCTCGGTATGGAGGAATTCCTCAGGGTAAAGGTCGGGAAGGTCGGAGAGAATTTTATCGCGACACCGGTCAGCCGGGGCGCAGGAGTGCTCATGTCTCTTGTCCGTGCTGACGGTTTTGTAAGGATACCGGCAATGTCCGAAGGGATAGGTGCCGGAGCCGAGATAGAGGTTGAACTGATGAGGACCAGGCACGATATCGAGAATACGATAGTCTGTATCGGGAGTCATGACAATGCCCTTGATCTGCTGTCCAACAGTCTGAGGAAGAGATATCCGGGGACATCTCTCTCGTCCGCCCATGTCGGTTCCATGGGAGGTCTGGTAGCGTTAAAAAAAGGAGAAGCTCATCTGGCTGGTACCCACCTTCTGGATGAGAATACCGGTGAATATAACATATCCTTTATTAACAGATTGCTCTCTGACAAAAGGATTGTGCTGATGAATCTGGTATACCGTGAGCAGGGGCTCCTTGTCCCGAAGGGCAATCCCAAAAATATCAGGGGCTTTGAGGACCTGACAAGAGGAGACGTGGTGTTTGTGAACCGACAGTCGGGCGCGGGAACACGGCTCCTTACAGACAAGTGCCTGAGAGAACTTGGCATAAAGCCGGGAGATGTCAGTGGGTATGAGAGAGAGGAATACACCCACATGGGAGTTGCGTCAGCGGTTTTGACTGGAATCGCCGACACAGGGCTGGCCATTCTCGCTTCTGCACGGGCGTTAAACCTGGATTTTATCCCTGTGGCGCAGGAGAGATATGACCTTGCAATTGCCCGGGAGTTTTTTGCAACAGATCTGCTGCAGCGCCTTCTGAGAATTGTAAAGGCAGACAGTGAGTTCAGGAACGCCGTAAAAGAGCTCGGAGGCTATGATGTCTCGGACATGGGCAAGGTGATGTTCGAGAATTAG